The following nucleotide sequence is from Streptomyces pactum.
GACACGTCCGCGCGCGGTTTCGTCTCTTCCGTAGCCGTCACCCCCGGTGACCTGGACCGATGCAGGTCCTGGCGGGGGCTTGGGACGGTTGGCGACGGGCCGCCCGCCGAGGCGGCAAGCCGCTCCCAGCGCACATCTTCATCAAGCGAGGTCTCACCGTGTCCGACACGCTCCCCACCACGCCCAGCTCCGACGAGGCTCCCGCCACCGGCACCGCCCGCGTGAAGCGCGGCATGGCCGAGCAGCTCAAGGGCGGCGTGATCATGGACGTCGTCACCCCGGAGCAGGCGAAGATCGCCGAGGACGCCGGTGCGGTGGCGGTCATGGCCCTGGAGCGGGTGCCCGCCGACATCCGCAAGGACGGCGGCGTGGCCCGGATGTCCGACCCGGACATGATCGAGGGCATCATCAACGCCGTCTCCATCCCCGTGATGGCCAAGTCCCGCATCGGCCACTTCGTCGAGGCGCAGGTGCTGCAGTCGCTCGGCGTGGACTACATCGACGAGTCCGAGGTGCTCACCCCGGCCGACGAGGTCAACCACTCCGACAAGTGGGCCTTCACCACCCCCTTCGTCTGCGGTGCCACCAACCTGGGCGAGGCGCTGCGCCGGATCGCCGAGGGCGCGGCCATGATCCGTTCCAAGGGCGAGGCCGGCACCGGCAACGTCGTGGAGGCGGTCCGCCACCTGCGCCAGATCAAGAACGAGATCGCCCGGCTGCGCGGCTACGACAACCACGAGCTGTACGCCGCCGCCAAGGAGCTGCGCGCCCCGTACGAGCTGGTGAAGGAGGTCGCCGAGCTGGGCAAGCTCCCGGTGGTGCTGTTCTCCGCGGGCGGCGTCGCCACCCCGGCCGACGCGGCGCTGATGCGCCAGCTGGGCGCCGAGGGCGTCTTCGTGGGCTCGGGCATCTTCAAGTCCGGCGACCCCGCCAAGCGGGCCGCCGCCATCGTGAAGGCCACCACCTTCTACGACGACCCGAAGATCATCGCGGACGCCTCCCGCAACCTGGGCGAGGCCATGGTCGGCATCAACTGCGACACCCTCCCCGAGGCCGAGCGGTACGCCAACCGCGGCTGGTGAACCCGGCCGGGACCGGGCGTGCCGTGCGCCGAGCCGCCGGCCGCCCGTTCCCGCGACCGCCGTTTCCCGGCCGGGCGCCCCCGGTCGGCCGGGCGCCGGCCACCGGCGTCGCCCGTGCCCGCCGGCGCCCGGGCGCGGCCGCCGCGGAGGTCCCGGCGCCGCCGCGGGCGTACGCGGCGGCCGCGGCCCGGCCCGGCCCCGCCCCGGGCCGCCACCCGCACCGGCCCCGCCACCGTCGTCCGTCACCGTCCCGCCGCCGCCCGTCGCCGGCGGGACGCCCCCGTCACGTTCCGAGAGGTCCTGCCGTGTCCGCCACCCGTGGCACCCCCACCATCGGAGTGCTCGCCCTCCAGGGCGACGTCCGTGAACACCTGGTCGCGCTCGCCGCCGCCGACGCCCTGGCCCGTCCGGTCCGCCGCCCGGAGGAACTCGCCGAGGTGGACGGCCTGGTGATACCGGGCGGGGAGTCCACCACCATGTCCAAGCTCGCCACCGTCTTCGGGGTGCTCGGGCCGCTGCGCGAGCGGGTCCGGGCCGGGCTGCCGGTCTACGGCACCTGCGCCGGCATGATCATGGTCGCGGAGAAGATCCTGGACGGCCGGGACGACCAGGAGACGGTCGGCGGCGTCGACATGACCGTGCGCCGCAACGCCTTCGGGCGGCAGAACGAATCCTTCGAGGCCGCGATCGACGTCGCCGGGATCGACGGCGGGCCGGTGGAGGGCGTCTTCATCCGAGCCCCCTGGGTGGAGTCGGTCGGCGCCGGGGTGGAGGTGCTCGCCGACTACGGCGGACACGCCGTCGCGGTCCGGCAGGGCAACGTGCTGGCCACGTCCTTCCACCCGGAACTGACCGGCGACCACCGGGTGCACGGGCTCTTCGTGGAGATGGTGCGCGACGCCGCCGCCTGAGCCTCTCCCGCCCCCCCGGCGCACGGCGGCCGGGGGCCGGGGAGAACACACCGGGCGGGCCGCCGGGGGCGACGGGCGGGGCCGCGGCCGGGCGAGATCCCGGTAGGATCGCAGACGTTCGTTTCGAAGTGGGTAACGCGAAGGAGACAGGCGGATGTCCGGCCACTCTAAATGGGCTACGACGAAGCACAAGAAGGCCGTGATCGATGCCAAGCGCGGCAAGCTCTTCGCGAAGCTCATCAAGAACATCGAGGTCGCGGCGCGGATGGGCGGCGCGGACCCGGAGGGCAACCCGACGCTGTACGACGCCATCCAGAAGGCGAAGAAGCAGTCGGTCCCCAACAAGAACATCGACAGCGCGGTCAAGCGCGGCGCGGGCCTGGAGGCCGGCGGCGCCGACTACGAGACCATCATGTACGAGGGCTACGGCCCCAACGGCGTGGCGGTGCTCATCGAGTGCCTGACCGACAACCGCAACCGCGCCGCCTCCGACGTGCGCGTGGCGATGACCCGCAACGGCGGCTCGATGGCCGACCCGGGCTCGGTCTCGTACCTGTTCAACCGCAAGGGCGTGGTCATCGTCCCCAAGGGCGAGCTGACCGAGGACGACGTGCTCGGCGCGGTGCTGGACGCCGGCGCCGAGGAGGTCAACGACCTGGGCGAGACCTTCGAGGTCATCAGCGAGGCCACCGACCTGGTGGCGGTGCGCACCGCACTCCAGGAGGCCGGCATCGACTACGACTCGGCCGACGCCAACTTCGTCCCGACCATGCAGGTCCAGCTGGACGAGGAGGGTGCGCGCAAGATCTTCAAGCTGATCGACGCGCTGGAGGACAGCGACGACGTGCAGAACGTCTTCGCCAACTTCGACGTCAGTGACGACGTCATGGAGAAGGTCGGCTGACAGCCGCCCGGAGCTGACGGGGGCCCGGTTCCCGAGCTGGTGAGGCCCGGTTCCGGCGGCGGCCCGGTTCCGGCCGGGCCCCGGGGGCGGCCCAGCAAGGGGCCGGAGACCGTCGGCGCCCCCGGCCGAGCCGCGCTGTGGAGCCTCCGCGGGCCGAAGGCCCGGCGCGACACGCCCGCCGGCCGGCCCGGCCACCACCCCCCGACGGTGCCGCTCACGCCCCTCCCGGAAGGCCGGCCCCGTGCGTTGTCGGTGGCACTCGATAGCCTGCACGGGTCGGTGAGCGAACGAAGGAGGGGCGGGTGCGGGTGCTGGGCGTGGACCCGGGGCTGACCCGGTGCGGCATCGGCGTGGTGGAGGGGGCCGCCGGCCGTCCGCTGCGGATGCTCGGGGTCGGCGTGGTCCGCACCCCCGCGGAGGAGGACACCCCGCGACGGCTGGTCCTGATCGAGCAGGGCATCGAGGCGTGGCTGGACGAGCACCGCCCCGAAATGGTCGCCGTGGAACGGGTGTTCAGCCAGCACAACGTCCGTACCGTGATGGGCACCGCCCAGGCCAGCGCCGTCGCCATGCTCTGCGCGGCCCGCCGCGGACTCCCGGTCGCCCTGCACACCCCCAGCGAGGTGAAGGCGGCCGTCACCGGCTCCGGGCGGGCCGGCAAGGAGCAGGTCGGCGCCATGGTCACCCGGCTGCTGCGGCTGGCCGCCCCGCCCAGGCCGGCCGACGCGGCCGACGCCCTGGCCCTGGCCATCTGCCACATCTGGCGGGCCCCGGCCACCCACCGCCTCCAGCAGGCCGCCGCCCGCGGCGCGGCCCCGGCCTCCACCGTCCGTGTTCCCGCCGGCCCCCGGCACGGCCGATCCCAGAGAGGCGCCTCATGATCGCCTTCGTCAGCGGCCCGGTGGCCGCCCTCGCACCCGACTCCGCCGTCATCGAGGTCGGCGGCGTCGGCATGGCGGTCCAGTGCACCCCGGCCACCCTCTCCCGGCTGAGCGTCGGCGAGCCCGCCCGGCTCGCCACCTCGCTGGTGGTCCGGGAGGACTCGCTCACCCTGTACGGCTTCGCCGACGATGACGAGCGGCAGGTGTTCGAGCTGCTCCAGACGGCGAGCGGGGTCGGCCCCCGGCTGGCGCAGGCCATGCTGGCGGTGCACACCCCCGACGCGCTGCGCCTGGCGGTGGCCGGCGGTGACGAGAAGGCGCTCACCGCGGTACCGGGCATCGGCAAGAAGGGCGCCCAGCGGCTGCTGCTGGAGCTGAAGGACCGGCTGGGCGAGCCCGTCGGCACCGGCCGGGCCGCGGCCGGCGCTGCGGCCACCCGGGTTCCCGGCTGGCGCGACCAGCTGACCGCCGCGCTGGTGGGCCTGGGGTACGCCGGGCGGGAGGCGGACGAGGCGGTGGAGGCGGTCGCCCCGCAGGCCGAGGCGGCGGTCGCGGAGGGCGGCACACCGCAGGTGTCCCAGCTGCTCAGGGCCGCGCTGCAGAGCCTCAACCGCGCCCGCTGACCCCCGGCCGCGCCCGCCGGCCCCCCGACCCGACCGGACCTCCGTACCGAAAGACACTCCATGAACTGGGACGACACCGACGCCGGAGCCGAGCAGCGGCTGGTCGCCTCCTCCGCCGACGGCGAGGACCAGGCGATCGAGGCGGCCCTGCGCCCGAAGGACCTGGGCGAGTTCGTCGGGCAGGAGCGGGTCCGGGAACAGCTGGACCTGGTCCTCAAGGCCGCCCGGCAGCGCGGCGGCACCGCCGACCACGTACTGCTCTCCGGGGCGCCCGGGCTGGGCAAGACCACCCTGTCCATGATCATCGCGGCGGAGATGGGCGCCCCCATCCGGATCACCTCCGGCCCCGCCATCCAGCACGCCGGGGACCTGGCGGCCATCCTCTCCTCGCTCACCGAGGGCGAGGTGCTCTTCCTCGACGAGATCCACCGGATGTCCCGCCCCGCCGAGGAGATGCTCTACATGGCGATGGAGGACTTCCGGGTCGACGTGATCGTCGGCAAGGGGCCGGGCGCCACCGCCATCCCGCTGGAGCTGCCGCCGTTCACCCTGGTCGGCGCCACCACCCGGGCCGGACTGCTGCCGCCGCCGCTGCGCGACCGGTTCGGCTTCACCGGGCACATGGAGTTCTACACCGCCCCCGAGCTGGAGCGGGTCATCCACCGCTCGGCCCGGCTGCTGGACGTGGAGATCGAGGCCCCGGGCGCGGCGGAGATCGCCGGCCGGTCCCGCGGCACCCCGCGCATCGCCAACCGGCTGCTGCGCAGGGTCCGGGACTACGCGCAGGTCAAGGCCGACGGAATGATCACCGCCGAGATCGCCGCCCGCGCCCTGGACGTGTACGACGTGGACGGCCGCGGGCTGGACCGGCTGGACCGCGCGGTGCTGACCGCGCTGCTGAAACTGTTCGGCGGCGGCCCGGTCGGGCTGTCCACCCTGGCGGTCGCGGTGGGGGAGGAGCGCGAGACCGTCGAGGAGGTCGCCGAGCCGTTCCTGGTACGGGAGGGGCTGCTGGCCCGCACCCCCAGGGGGCGGGTGGCGACCCCGGCGGCCTGGGAGCACCTCGGCCTCACCCCGCCGGGGCGGACGGGCGCCGCGCAGACCGGCCTGTTCGAGTCGTGACCGTTCGGTGGCGGCGCGGAGACTGGTCCGGCCAGGAACCCGGGTGCCATGCTGGGCGTTGTTCCATAGGTGCGGGCTCGCTTAGACTCCGCCGATGCCGTCCGTGTACCGGTCCGGCATACCCACCCCCGTAGACCAGGCCGCCGCCAGGTGGCCGTGCGAAGGAATCTCCGTCCCGTGAATATCGTGACTCTCCTGCCGTTCATCGTGCTCATCGGGGCCATGTTCCTGATGACCCGATCGGCCAAGAACAAGCAGCGCCAGGCCGTGCAGATGCGGGAGTCGATGCAGCCGGGCTCCGGCGTCCGGACCATCGGCGGCATGTACGCCACGGTCAAGGAGGTCCACGAGGACACGGTTCTCCTCGAAGTCGCTCCCGGCGTGCACGCCGTGTACGCCAAGAACGCGGTGGGTGCCGTCCTCGACGACGACGAGTACAACCGCATCGTGCACGGCATCGACCCGGAGGCCACCGACACCGACTCCGACACCCCGGTGGTCCCCGACGACGCTTCCTCGCTGACCGACCCGGGCAGCTCCGCCGACGCCGAGGCCGGCAAGACCGACCTCACGAAGCCGGGCGCCGACGCCAAGCGGCCCGAGGACGGCAAGGGCGACAGCGACGCGAAGTAAACCCCGCAGGTCAGCCGTGCCGCCCCACCGCTCGGTGCGGCACGGCTGAAGGACGGTCCAAGGCTCCGGCGGGGGCTGTTCCCCACAACACTTCGTGGCCGCCCGGCGCACCGCTGTGGGCGCGGGCGGTTGGACAGGGAGATACGACAAGGTGGCAGCACCGAAGAAGGGCCGCAGGTCCCCCGGGGGCCCGGGCAGGCCCTGGCGGCCGTTGGCCCTGATCCTCATCGCGATCGTGGCGCTCACCGTGGGCATGTTCGCCTCCGGTCACACCACGCCGCGACTGGGCATCGACCTCGCGGGCGGCACCAGCTTCACGCTGGAGGCCAAGAACGAGCCGGGCAAGCCCAACGCGATCAACTCGGACAACATGAACACCGCGGTTAACGTCATCGAGCGCCGTGTGAACGGCCTCGGTGTGTCCGAGGCCGAGGTCCAGACCCAGGGCGACAAGCACATCATCGTGAACATCCCCAAGGGGACGAACGCGAAACAGGCCCGGGGCCAGGTCGGCACGACCGCGAAGCTCTTCTTCCGCCCGGTGGTCACCTACACCGACGGTGCCCGGACCCCCGAGCCGAAGCCCACGCCGAGCGCCGGTGACCGCGGCGACAAGGACAAGGGCGACGGCAAGGACAAGTCCGGCGACGAGGGCGAGGCCGACTCCGGAAAGGCCGGCGACCAGGCCGGCCAGGACAAGGCCGGGGACGGCAAGGACGGGGCCACGACCACCCCCTCCTCCACCCCCCACCACCCAGGGCCGCCCGGTCACCGAGGCCTGACCGCCGACGAGACCCCCAAGGCGGACGAGACCGGCGCCCCCACCCCCGGCGGCACCGACAAGCCCGCCGGCTCGGCGAAGGACGAGCCGAAGAAGGACGAGCCGAAGAAGGACGACCCCGGCACCCAGCAGCCCGCGCAGGACGACCTGTCCAAGCAGCTGGCGGCGCTGGACTGCTCTACCCCGAAGTCCCGCGCCGCGGCCGGTGACAAGGTCGCCGCCGCGAGCGAGAAGGACTCGGTCGTCGCCTGCTACGAGGACGGCTCGCGCAAGTTCATCCTCGGCCCGGTGCAGGTCGCCGGCACCGAGATCGACGGCGCCGAATCCCTCTACGACAGCCAGGGCGGCGCCGGCTGGATCGTCTCCCTCGACTTCAGCGGCAAGGGAAGCAAGCAGTTCGCCGAGGTCACCACCGAGCTGTCCAAGCAGCAGCCGCCGCAGAACCAGTTCGCGATCGTCCTGGACGGCGAGGTCATCTCCGACCCGCAGGTCAGCTACCCGATCACCGGCGGCAAGTCGCAGATCTCCGGTGACTTCACCCGGCAGGAGTCCAAGGACCTGGCGAACGTGCTCGCCTACGGCGCGCTGCCGCTGTCCTTCGACATCGTGGACGAGACCACCGTCTCCGCCGCGCTCGGCAGCGAGCAGCTGGAGGCCGGCCTGATCGCCGGTGCCATCGGCCTCGCGCTCGTCGTGCTGTACCTGCTGCTGTACTACCGCGGCCTGTCGCTCGTCGCGCTGGCCAGCCTCGCGGTCTCCGCGGCCCTGACCTACACGATCATGACGCTGCTCGGCCCCGGTATCGGCTTCGCGCTGAACCTGCCCGCCGTGTGCGGTGCCATCGTGGCCATCGGCATCACCGCGGACTCCTTCATCGTGTACTTCGAGCGCATCCGGGACGAGATCCGCGAGGGCCGCACGCTCCGCCCGGCGGTGGAGCGCGGCTGGCCGCGTGCCCGCCGCACCATCCTGGTGTCGGACTTCGTCTCCTTCCTCGCCGCCGCGGTGCTCTTCATCGTCACCGTCGGCAAGGTGCAGGGCTTCGCGTTCACGCTGGGCCTGACCACGCTCCTCGACGTCGTGGTGGTGTTCTTCTTCACCAAGCCGCTGATGACGATCCTGGCCCGGACGAAGTTCTTCGCCGGCGGACACCCGTGGTCCGGCCTGGACCCCCGGCGCCTGGGCGTCAAGCCCCCGCTGCGCCGCGGCCGCCGTCCCTCCGCCCCCGTCGACCCGAAGGAGGCGTGACGATGTCCAAGCTCGGCACACTCGGCGCCCGGCTCTACCGAGGCGAGGTCGGGTACGACTTCGTCGCCAAGCGGATGATCTGGTACGGCATCTCCGTCCTGATCACCATCACGGCCATCGTCGGCCTCTCGGTGCGCGGCCTCAACATGGGCATCGAGTTCTCCGGCGGCGCGGTCTTCAACACCCCCAAGACCGAACTCTCCGCCAACCAGGCGCGGCACACCGCCGAAGAGGCGGCCGACGGCCACCACGCCATCGTCCAGAAGCTCGGCAACGGCACCCTGCGCATCCAGATCAGTGACCTGGACACCAAGGACGCGGTGCCGGTCCAGGAGGCGATCGCCGAGAAGCTCGACGTGTCCGCCGACCGGATCAACACCCAGCTGGTGGGTCCCAGCTGGGGTGAGGAGATCGCCAACAAGGCCTGGAAGGGCCTGGTGATCTTCATGGTCCTTGTGGTCATCTACCTCGCCATCGCCTTCGAATGGCGCATGGCGGTGGCCGCACTGATCGCCCTCATCCACGACCTCACCATCACCGTCGGCGTCTACGCGCTGGTCGGGTTCGAGGTCACCCCGGGCACGGTGATCGGTCTGCTCACCATCCTCGGATACTCGCTCTACGACACCGTCGTGGTCTTCGACGGTCTCAAGGAAGCGTCCAGGGACATCACCAAGCAGAACCGCCACACCTACAGCGAAATCGCCAACCGCAGCCTCAACGCCACCCTGGTGCGGTCCATCAACACCACCGTGGTGGCGCTGCTCCCGGTCGCCGGCCTGCTGTTCATCGGCGGTGGCGCACTGGGCGCGGGCATGCTCAACGACATCTCGCTCGCCCTGTTCGTCGGCCTCGCGGCCGGCGCGTACTCCTCGATCTTCATCGCCACCCCGCTCGTCGCCGACCTCAAGGAACGCGATCCGCAGATGCAGGCGCTGGCCAAGCGGGTGCGCGCCCGGCGGGCCGCGCTCGCGGCCAAGGGCGGCGGGACGGCCGGCACCGAAGCCCCGCACGATCCCGACGGAGAACCGGAGGACGACGACATGCCGGACGAGCACGAGGGCAACACCCCCGCCGGAGTGGTGGGACCGCGCCGCCAGCCCGCCTCCCGCGGCCGGGGCCGCGGCCGCTCCTCGGGCAAGCGCCGATGAGCACCGTGGCCGGTGAGACGCCGGACCTGAGGGAGATGCTGCTCGGCCGGATCAAGGACGTACCGGACCACCCCAAGCCCGGCGTGATGTTCAAGGACATCACCCCGCTGCTCGCCGACGCCGAGGCCTTCTCGGCGCTGACCGGCGCGCTGGCCGAGCTGTGCGTGCGGTACCGCGCCGACAAGGTCGTCGGCCTGGAGGCGCGCGGCTTCATCCTCGCCGCGCCGGTCGCGGTCCGCGCCGGGCTGGGCTTCGTCCCGGTGCGCAAGGCGGGCAAGCTCCCGGGCGCCACCCTGGGGCAGAGCTACGACCTGGAGTACGGCACCGCGGAGATCGAGATACACGCCGACGCGCTCGCCCCCGGCGACCGGGTCATGGTGATCGACGACGTGCTCGCCACCGGCGGCACCGCCGAGGCCTCCCTCCAGCTCATCCGCCGCGCGGGCGGCGAGATCGCCGGCCTGGCGGTCCTGCTGGAGCTGGGCTTCCTCGACGGCCGCGGCAAACTCGCCGCGGAACTGCGCGACGCCCCGCTGGAGGCGCTGATCACGGTCTGACCGGCACGAACGCGCCATGGGGCGGGCGCCTGGAGACCATCCGGGCGCCCGCCCCACGGCGTTCCCCCGAAAGCCGCCGGGCGAGGTCTGTGGCGGGATCGATACCATGGCATCCCAGACCCCTTTTTTCACGGGTCCGGCCTTCGCCCTCCCGTCCGCCGCCGGCCGGGCGGGGCCCAGTGAGGAGAGCTCTTGCCAGACGAGGCCCAGCCGCTGACCGCCGCGCACCGGGACGAGCCGACCGCCGCCGACGCCACGGCGCGGACGGACCCGCCCACCGGCAGCCGCGAGGCCGAGCGTTCGCCCGCCCCGGCGGCGAAGCCGTCCGCCCGGAGCGCCGCACCGCCCCCCGCGGCCGCCCGTCCCGCCCCCTGGCCCGGCGCCGCGCGGCGGGTCGTCCAACCGGGTGCGCGCCCGCCTGGCCCGCCTGGGCGTCCAGCGCTCCAGCCCGTACAACCCGGTGCTGGAGCCGCTGCTGCGCATCGTCCGCGGCAACGACCCCAAGGCCGACGCCGCCACGCTGCGGCAGATCGAACGCGCCTACCAGGTCGCCGAGCGCTGGCACCGCGGCCAGAAGCGCAAGAGCGGCGACCCGTACATCACCCACCCGCTGGCGGTCACCACCATCCTCGCCGAGCTGGGGATGGACCCGGCCACCTTGATGGCGGGCCTGCTGCACGACACCGTCGAGGACACCGAGTACGGCCTGGACACCCTGCGCGCCGACTTCGGCGACCAGGTCGCGCTGCTGGTGGACGGCGTCACCAAGCTGGACAAGGTCAAGTTCGGCGAGGCGGCCCAGGCCGAGACGGTCCGCAAGATGGTCGTCGCCATGGCCCGGGACCCCCGGGTGCTGGTCATCAAGCTCGCCGACCGGCTGCACAACATGCGCACCATGCGCTACCTCAAGCGGGAGAAGCAGGAGAAGAAGGCCCGGGAGACGCTGGAGATCTACGCCCCGCTCGCCCACCGGCTGGGCATGAACACCATCAAGTGGGAGCTGGAGGACCTGGCCTTCGCCATCCTCTACCCCAAGATGTACGACGAGATCGTCCGGCTGGTCGCCGAGCGGGCGCCCAAGCGTGACGAGTACCTCGCCGTCGTCACCGACCAGGTGCAGGGCGACCTCAGGGCGGCACGGATCAAGGCGACCGTCACCGGCCGCCCCAAGCACTACTACTCCGTGTACCAGAAGATGATCGTGCGGGGCCGCGACTTCGCCGAGATCTACGACCTGGTGGGCATCCGGGTCCTGGTCGACACCGTCCGCGACTGCTACGCGGCGCTGGGCACCATCCACGCGCGGTGGAACCCGGTGCCGGGGCGGTTCAAGGACTACATCGCCATGCCCAAGTTCAACATGTACCAGTCGCTGCACACGACGGTCATCGGGCCCAGCGGCAAGCCGGTCGAGCTGCAGATCCGCACCTTCGACATGCACCGCCGCGCCGAGTACGGCATCGCCGCGCACTGGAAGTACAAGCAGGAGGCGGTGGCCGGCGCCTCCAAGGTGCGCACCGACGTGCCGCGCCGGTCCGGCAAGGGCGCCGAGACCGACACCGTCAACGACATGGCGTGGCTGCGGCAGCTGCTGGACTGGCAGAAGGAGACCGAGGACCCGGGCGAGTTCCTGGAGTCGCTCCGCTTCGACCTGTCCCGCAACGAGGTCTTCGTCTTCACGCCCAAGGGCGACGTCATCGCGCTGCCCGCGGGCGCCACCCCGGTGGACTTCGCGTACGCGGTCCACACCGAGGTGGGCCACCGCACCATAGGGGCCCGGGTGAACGGGCGGCTGGTGCCGCTGGAGTCCACCCTGGACAACGGCGACCTGGTGGAGGTGTTCACCTCCAAGGCGGTCGGCGCCGGCCCGTCCCGGGACTGGCTCGGCTTCGTCAAGTCGCCCCGGGCCCGCAACAAGATCCGCGCCTGGTTCTCCAAGGAGCGCCGGGACGAGGCGATCGAGCACGGCAAGGACGCCATCGTGCGGGCGATGCGCAAGCAGAACCTGCCGATCCAGCGCATCCTGACCGGTGACTCCCTGGTCACCCTCGCCCACGAGATGCGGTACCCGGACATCTCCTCGCTCTACGCGGCGATCGGCGAGGGGCACGTCTCCGCCCAGGGCGTGGTGCAGAAGCTGGTGCAGGCGCTGGGCGGTGCCGAGGCGGCCAACGAGGACATCGCCGAGTCCGCGCCGCCGATCCGCCGGCGCAGCAAGCGGCGCTCCAGCGCCGACCCGGGCGTGGTGGTCAAGGGCGTCGAGGACGTGTGGGTCAAGCTCGCCCGGTGCTGCACCCCGGTCCCCGGCGACCCGATCATCGGCTTCGTCACCCGCGGCAGCGGCGTCTCGGTGCACCGCGCCGACTGCGTCAACGTGGACTCGCTGTCGCAGCAGCCGGAGCGCATCCTCGACGTGGAGTGGGCGCCCACCCAGTCCTCGGTCTTCCTGGTCGCCATCCAGGTGGAGGCCCTGGACCGCTCCCGGCTGCTGTCGGACGTCACCCGCGTCCTGTCCGACCAGCACGTCAACATCCTCTCCGCCGCCGTGCAGACCTCCCGCGACCGGGTCGCCACCTCCCGGTTCACCTTCGAGATGGGCGACCCCAAACACCTGGGGCACGTGCTCAAGGCGGTCCGCGGGGTGGAGGGCGTCTACGACGTCTACCGGGTGACGTCCTCCCGGCAGCGCTGACAGGGGCGGCGGGGGATGCCGGAGCGGGGAGCGGTGCTGGGCGGCAGGTACCGATTACTGCGCAGGATCGGCCTCGGCGGCATGGGCGTGGTCCACGAGGCCCTGGACACGGCGCTGGACCGGCGGGTGGCGGTCAAGATCCTCCCCACGCCCCAGGACCCGGACGACGGCGGGCCGCAGCTGGCCCGCTTCCGCCGTGAGACGCAGGCCCTGGCCCGCATCCGCCACCCCAACGTGGTGGCGGTGCACGACTCGGGGTCCGATCCCGCCGGACACCCGTACCTGGTGATGGAACTGCTCGACGGGGTCGAGCTGCAACGCCTGGTGGACCGGTACGGGGCGCTGGAGCCGGACGTGGTGCGCTGGATCGCCTCCGGGATGAGCGCCGCGCTGGCCGCCGCGCACGCCGCGGGCGTGCTGCACCGGGACGTCAAACCGTCCAACGTCCGCATCACCCGGTCCGGACGGGTGGTCCTCCAGGACTTCGGGCTCGCCCGGCTGGTGGAGGAGACCGCGATCACCCGGGTCGGATTCCTGGTCGGCACGCCCCGCTACATGGCGCCCGAGGTGATCCGCGGCGAGCCGCCCAGCCCCCGCTCGGACCTGTACGGCCTCGGGCTGTGCATGTACCTGATGCTCACCGGCGAGTCCCCGCGCGGAGCGCAGGAGGACGTGGGGGCGCTGGTGGAGCGGGCCATCGACGACGAGGTGCCGCAGCTGTACGGCAACCAGCTCGCCGGCCACATGCGCGTCCCCGACCGGCTCGCCTACCTGGTGGACGTGTTGTGCGCCGCCGACCCGCAGACCCGGCCGGAGACCGCGGCCGACCTCCAGACCACCCTGGCCGCCTCCACGGGGACGGCCGCACGCGCCGCCGAACTGGTCCAGGGCTGTCTGCGCGAGGACGCCCTCCACCTGCTCGCCGAGCCCGGGCCCGCCCTCCCCGGCGCGGGGGACCAGCCCGAGTACCTGGAGCCGGCCGTCACCGGCCCGGCCGCCGCGATCACCTCCCCGCTCTCCCTCAGCGACGCCACCCGCGAGGTGGTCATGGGCAGCATGACGGTGGAGAACGCCACCTCCCGGCTGCGGGAGGCGGTCGGCCTGGTCCAGCGCGGC
It contains:
- the pdxS gene encoding pyridoxal 5'-phosphate synthase lyase subunit PdxS produces the protein MSDTLPTTPSSDEAPATGTARVKRGMAEQLKGGVIMDVVTPEQAKIAEDAGAVAVMALERVPADIRKDGGVARMSDPDMIEGIINAVSIPVMAKSRIGHFVEAQVLQSLGVDYIDESEVLTPADEVNHSDKWAFTTPFVCGATNLGEALRRIAEGAAMIRSKGEAGTGNVVEAVRHLRQIKNEIARLRGYDNHELYAAAKELRAPYELVKEVAELGKLPVVLFSAGGVATPADAALMRQLGAEGVFVGSGIFKSGDPAKRAAAIVKATTFYDDPKIIADASRNLGEAMVGINCDTLPEAERYANRGW
- the pdxT gene encoding pyridoxal 5'-phosphate synthase glutaminase subunit PdxT; translation: MSATRGTPTIGVLALQGDVREHLVALAAADALARPVRRPEELAEVDGLVIPGGESTTMSKLATVFGVLGPLRERVRAGLPVYGTCAGMIMVAEKILDGRDDQETVGGVDMTVRRNAFGRQNESFEAAIDVAGIDGGPVEGVFIRAPWVESVGAGVEVLADYGGHAVAVRQGNVLATSFHPELTGDHRVHGLFVEMVRDAAA
- a CDS encoding YebC/PmpR family DNA-binding transcriptional regulator yields the protein MSGHSKWATTKHKKAVIDAKRGKLFAKLIKNIEVAARMGGADPEGNPTLYDAIQKAKKQSVPNKNIDSAVKRGAGLEAGGADYETIMYEGYGPNGVAVLIECLTDNRNRAASDVRVAMTRNGGSMADPGSVSYLFNRKGVVIVPKGELTEDDVLGAVLDAGAEEVNDLGETFEVISEATDLVAVRTALQEAGIDYDSADANFVPTMQVQLDEEGARKIFKLIDALEDSDDVQNVFANFDVSDDVMEKVG
- the ruvC gene encoding crossover junction endodeoxyribonuclease RuvC is translated as MRVLGVDPGLTRCGIGVVEGAAGRPLRMLGVGVVRTPAEEDTPRRLVLIEQGIEAWLDEHRPEMVAVERVFSQHNVRTVMGTAQASAVAMLCAARRGLPVALHTPSEVKAAVTGSGRAGKEQVGAMVTRLLRLAAPPRPADAADALALAICHIWRAPATHRLQQAAARGAAPASTVRVPAGPRHGRSQRGAS
- the ruvA gene encoding Holliday junction branch migration protein RuvA; this encodes MIAFVSGPVAALAPDSAVIEVGGVGMAVQCTPATLSRLSVGEPARLATSLVVREDSLTLYGFADDDERQVFELLQTASGVGPRLAQAMLAVHTPDALRLAVAGGDEKALTAVPGIGKKGAQRLLLELKDRLGEPVGTGRAAAGAAATRVPGWRDQLTAALVGLGYAGREADEAVEAVAPQAEAAVAEGGTPQVSQLLRAALQSLNRAR
- the ruvB gene encoding Holliday junction branch migration DNA helicase RuvB, encoding MNWDDTDAGAEQRLVASSADGEDQAIEAALRPKDLGEFVGQERVREQLDLVLKAARQRGGTADHVLLSGAPGLGKTTLSMIIAAEMGAPIRITSGPAIQHAGDLAAILSSLTEGEVLFLDEIHRMSRPAEEMLYMAMEDFRVDVIVGKGPGATAIPLELPPFTLVGATTRAGLLPPPLRDRFGFTGHMEFYTAPELERVIHRSARLLDVEIEAPGAAEIAGRSRGTPRIANRLLRRVRDYAQVKADGMITAEIAARALDVYDVDGRGLDRLDRAVLTALLKLFGGGPVGLSTLAVAVGEERETVEEVAEPFLVREGLLARTPRGRVATPAAWEHLGLTPPGRTGAAQTGLFES
- the yajC gene encoding preprotein translocase subunit YajC, encoding MNIVTLLPFIVLIGAMFLMTRSAKNKQRQAVQMRESMQPGSGVRTIGGMYATVKEVHEDTVLLEVAPGVHAVYAKNAVGAVLDDDEYNRIVHGIDPEATDTDSDTPVVPDDASSLTDPGSSADAEAGKTDLTKPGADAKRPEDGKGDSDAK